The genomic stretch GTAAAGTAAATTAGCAGTGGGACTTTCAAAATTGAGATCCATTATCTGAATAGGACATTATAGGCAGGACTCAACTTTATATTGCTGAGACCTAGGCACTTAAAAGATCTCACTTGTTTCCTAAGTTTATAGAGTCTCTTCCAAAATGGCAGGAGGAGCTATAAGCAGTCCTAGTTCTTATGCCCAACCCAGGAATGCAAAGCAGACTGTCACAAAAGAATGTTTTCTTTGGTCTCCAGATTACTTAATAGATGAGTAAGGCAGGGATTCCCAAAGGGAATCAGGAACATTTTAAATCTATGGATTGTGGAGTGTTAGTTCCATGTCATCAGGGATGGATATATGAATTTAAATAGAATAATCACATTTCTCTGTAACTTTCCTCTAAAATATATTAGGTTTTGATAAtttctcacttccttttttaaaaacccagggTCCATTTTTagcaattttcctttttaaaaaactacaaaacaataaagttttaaaaaaataaacaccatAAATTTACCCAGTTGCACAATGAAAAACACATGAATTCAATAAATACTACTTGCTTGAAAGAATTAATGACCGACATCAGTTATTTCCATAGCTGTAACTCATACCCAGACATTCCCTCCCTcaaaataacttacatttattttgtatggaTCTGCACCTGTAATTTCATTATTGTAAGGAAACACTTAGGTAGATCCACTCCTTCCGTCCACACTGCTAGGCAACTCCTCCATAGTCTATAACCCTTAAAGATGCCTGGGGGCTTTGCGTCCTTAAGAGACTTGTTCTTGGTCACATAGTGAGTATTTGTCAAGAGGTCCTCCTAAGTTAAAGCTCACACCTTTATTCACTTTATCCATGCTGCTGctcaccttttttgttgttgaatttaaaaaaatattaaatttattttattctgaatttaagacaTAAAATCAGCATTTCCGTAACGGTAggatagaaaaaagatgattgcacatgaaattgcaaaatttgctattcttttaaaatatataatagttatgtaactttccttttattcttccccccaccctagagatggctctcattagatacaaatatgtgtgtgtgtgtgtgtgtgtgtgtataaaataattctatacataattatcagggttttttttctgaatgcaGACAGCATCAtccttcataggttctttgtagttaatttgggtatttataaatatagtcaaaatgacttagttgctcatTTATGGAAACACAgatattatcactattttataaaGGAGGTTATATAAAAGAGCTCAGAGAGGCTAAATGTCTTACTTGAGGTCAAACAATAGAATGAATAGAGCTGGAAATGAAGCTTCAGTTCTCTTCCCTCCAGTGGTGTAAGAATgacccaacatttgtttttttttttaaaaccaaatttgGAATTTGCCCCATTCAGTATTTATTGACAGTTTCAAAGATAatggaggtaaagtgatttaGGGGGGAGTGAGGTTTGGACTTGTGATGGGATTGGTGAGAACTCCAGACTTGCAATCTTGTTCTCCTAATACAGATAAGTGACATATCttcctaggatttttttttttttttacattttagaatTCTTCAACACATAAAACTTGCTAACGAATTAGGGTAAGAATGTTTATTGATCATGTAACCTATAGCTATTTTCTGATGATTCAGAAAAGAGGCACCTCCCTCATCAGAAGAAAAATAGGGACCTCTGTTGGCAAATAAGGAGAGTCACATGCAATTTTTGTCCATGTATAAGTTTTCAACGTACCTGTTCCAGAGAAAGGATGGGTTATGAAATCTTTTGCTTCTGCTAGAAATAAAACACAGAGAGATCTATATAGGATTTAAAGTTCTAAAAGATGTTCCCAAATGTAGCAACTATTTTCATACCAGATTCTATGTTTTTTCCTTTCACTCATCTGTGATTCTCTCAGCATAGGGGAACTGATATGATTGCAGATTGTCCTCCATCTGTGACTTGGTAGATAGTTCCTAAGGTGTCACTTAAGGTATTAAGAAGTTAAggaatttgtccaaagtcacacatctattaagtgtcaaagGTGAGAATGAAACCCGTCTCCCTGCCCCCATGCTTAGCTGTTCTGTCAGTCAAGGCTCTCATATTTCTTGTAATTGTGTTTCCTTGCCCAATTTCATGGTGAATATGGATTGAACAAGTTTCACAAGTTAGTTGAGTTTCTAAGAGAGAAGGCCAAAGCATCAAAGATTTacagctgagagggaccttagaagatgTCTAAACCCTCTCtcctaatcccttcattttattgagaaggaaactgaggcccagagagtttaagtgacctgcttGAAGAAGACATACAAGCTGTAAGTAGCAGAGGTGAGATAGAAGTGTCAGTATTTATAGCCTCACCTTCTGCTCTCAAATACCCCTGAGAATATATGGAATTGATATGGGCAGGTAACAATCTTGTTAACTAAGAGCAGGATGGGATTTAATTCAATAAGTTTACTGTGCATGGCAAGGCTATATAGTTGAGCTGAGGAGACCAATTTTTACAGTGGCAGAGTCCCTCTCTTTGGGGAAATGACAGTTAAATAGGAGGGATATGCCACACCCACAGAAAAGTAGGACCTAAGGCAAGTGATGGACAAGGGCAAAGGAAAGATCCAGACAAAGGGTTCTAAGAAAATCTGAGGAGGGAAGGAACATTATCGTCTGGGGTGGGACTGGGCAGGGAATCAGGAACAGCTTCCTGGAGCTGATGGCATCCTAGCTGAGCCTTGTGGGGAAAGAAAGATTTTAACAAGGAGAGTAATGGGACAATGACCAGTGCAAATGCATGGAAGCAGGAGAGCAAAAGACTGGGAACAGCGAGTAAGTCAAGTTCAGTAATAGCAGTCCTtgcttacatagcactttaagattcacAAGTCCCTTTCCCCACAAAATTCCTGTGAGATGTCATGTACATActattattccattttaattccaagatgaggaaattgagattcacTAATTTGTTTAAAGTCCTTAAACTCAAACATAGGCTTTCTCTGGACAATTCTAGATCTTTTTCTATTATACCATgatccttttctatttggttagcatatatatgaagaaaagaaTCTGAAATTAACCTGGAATGATACATTGTCACCATTTGTGGTGGGCCAGGataaggaatttgcattttatcataGAAGCAGTAGGGAGCCATAGAACGCTTTTGAGCAGAAGAGTTCTTGTTCAGTGTTGATACAGGAGTTACCTTTCCTATAACCATGACCTATGAGTGTCAAACTAGAAAAAGCAGGGGCTGGTTTTGCCTTCCTTAACTCTGTACATTCTCAGCACAGAGtcatttctattctattctacatTTCCATGGTTACAAGGGCACGAGAGTGAGTAATAAAGGGGAAGTCAAACCATCACGTGCTGGTTGTTGTGTTACGATGGCAGGACCATATGATATTGAACTTTCCCCCAGGCTATCATTATGGTTGCTTTGGATCGTTGTTACTAGTTGTTCCTCCTTTGTTGAATTTTCATGGGTTGAAACATAACCTGTAGAAAACAGAAGTTCGGAAGATTATCTGCAAGTGCCTCTCAGGTGGTACACTAACACAGCATATTTCTACACTGTTTCTGAGTCTCACCCTCAAGTCCTTCAGTTCTTGTCTACCCTAGGGGGTTCTGCTAAGTTCAGATCAGCATTTCTCTGGTCTAAACCTCATTTCACAACAAATTTGTGGAATTTCTTGGACTCAGGAATCAGAAAATTAGCTTGGCTTACTGAacttagaggaagaaaagataagaaacagTCAGGGATCATTGGACTGCAGatcattggagaaggaaaaaaaattgcttctttTCCCTTAGGCCCTctagctgatttaaaaaaaaaaagaaggggggcactgaaggtttataaaatacttttcccacattctctcatttgatccttgtaacaaccctgtgagatggttattattatactttattatccccattttatggacatgaaaactgagtctcaaaggaaCTCCTTGATagagtgactttcctagagtcaaaTAATTAATAAGTGATCCTGAAAAAGAAGTCAAGCCTAGTATTTCCTCATTGCAGGTTGAGAGTTCTATCTATTAGGATGTACTGCCTTTTAAGACAAATGATTCCTTAGAGTATTGAAaggaaacatttatataattatgGAACCACAGGATGTAGAGGTGGATGGGATCTTTGCGATATATAgtcaccccatcattttacaaacaaagacAAGATCCAGAGtgttttcagtgacttgcccattgtgagaaaataattattaataatgaattccTTGGGGGCGGGATCCAGAGATCACTTTGACTTTTCTTTGCCCCATTCCACAAAGTTCAGCTCTTGTCAGGGACAAGCCCAAGGGAGTAAGGGAAATGGATATTGATTTAGCTAAGTGAAGAACCACATCCAGGCACTGGAATTTGCCATTTTGCATACTctccagaccaccctcaagtcatgtcaatcaatggaattgaatgatgctataaccaaaTGGCTTAGATCAAAGTgtggtgacccacctctatctaagcaggataaaacccttggccacactAGAATCAGTCTCTTTTTGCCCTCTCCTGCCCC from Dromiciops gliroides isolate mDroGli1 chromosome 6, mDroGli1.pri, whole genome shotgun sequence encodes the following:
- the GYPA gene encoding glycophorin-A isoform X4, producing MKMYNGVVLLLLFLGYVSTHENSTKEEQLVTTIQSNHNDSLGESSISYGPAIVTQQPARDEAKDFITHPFSGTVVVVIVFSVIAGIVGVILLTSLLVRRLTRKSNM
- the GYPA gene encoding glycophorin-A isoform X3, translated to MKMYNGVVLLLLFLGYVSTHENSTKEEQLVTTIQSNHNDSLGESSISYGPAIVTQQPARDAEAKDFITHPFSGTVVVVIVFSVIAGIVGVILLTSLLVRRLTRKSNM